One Sulfurimonas crateris genomic window carries:
- a CDS encoding nitrite/sulfite reductase, translating to MENKLNKRERYKAQLRPIDYYKDFDNIDFESLNEADRFYLQDFGIFNTNFLEDEFTIRIRIPGGEISAQMFQEIADIVDEYDLTIILTARSGIQLHDVDVDDVLDIHKRINALGVTTWQSFGDNVRNIVTDPYDGCGEFSEIETYPIVVQMHDYIIKNPRYVGMLPRRVSVGISGNRANVTSFFANDIYFALAKKDGVFGFNVYMGGKNTEVAKSADIFLLKDEVFDFFKAFVEAFYLHGSRFSRAKTRIFHMIEDIGMEGLKAYIKKEYKKDFQSQGELILEKKEFSEFHKLKDGTYAFCYQTDFSRLKTDEIKEIADFATKNSLKIRFGIDQNIYLLGLKEPSSPLRSQALSETIVACAGNLCPYAVWSIKDETSYLPLDKINEHRIQVGFSGCAKGCGRHRHTDIGLIGLKTNNFGDTEGGARIFLGALHSNGASVGRQLFSMVPFVHLHETVSLVIELFELSGYKDFEEYASNVLIHCSEEFLSLWVLANLETNSTIAVPKLGSIQSFEYEKELLKKEFAELDFWEHVDENFHDGVSYLSKKLWTIEGEDPHYKPKIERTNFR from the coding sequence ATGGAAAATAAGCTGAACAAAAGAGAGCGTTACAAGGCTCAACTAAGACCCATTGACTACTACAAAGATTTCGATAATATAGATTTCGAGAGTCTAAATGAAGCTGACAGGTTCTATCTTCAAGATTTTGGGATATTCAACACCAATTTTTTAGAGGATGAGTTTACCATACGCATACGCATCCCCGGCGGAGAGATAAGTGCCCAGATGTTTCAAGAGATAGCCGACATCGTAGATGAGTATGACTTGACCATTATACTAACGGCAAGATCCGGCATACAGCTTCACGACGTAGACGTAGATGATGTATTGGATATCCATAAACGCATAAACGCTCTTGGAGTCACAACCTGGCAGAGTTTCGGCGATAACGTTAGGAACATAGTTACCGACCCTTATGACGGGTGCGGAGAGTTTAGCGAGATAGAGACTTACCCTATAGTTGTGCAGATGCACGACTACATCATAAAAAATCCGCGTTATGTGGGAATGCTTCCCCGCCGTGTCTCGGTCGGTATATCGGGTAACCGCGCGAATGTCACCTCATTTTTTGCAAATGACATATATTTTGCACTTGCTAAAAAAGATGGTGTGTTCGGATTTAACGTATATATGGGCGGCAAAAACACCGAAGTCGCAAAGAGCGCAGATATATTTTTACTCAAAGATGAAGTATTTGATTTTTTTAAAGCTTTTGTAGAGGCATTTTATCTTCACGGTTCACGATTTTCACGCGCTAAAACACGCATCTTTCATATGATCGAAGATATTGGGATGGAGGGACTCAAAGCTTACATTAAAAAAGAGTACAAAAAAGATTTTCAAAGCCAAGGCGAATTGATACTTGAGAAAAAGGAGTTTAGTGAATTTCACAAACTCAAAGACGGCACCTACGCTTTTTGCTACCAAACAGATTTTTCTAGACTCAAGACAGACGAGATAAAAGAGATTGCCGACTTTGCGACGAAAAACAGCCTCAAAATAAGATTTGGAATAGACCAAAACATCTATCTTTTAGGATTAAAAGAGCCCTCTTCTCCTCTAAGATCACAAGCGCTCAGCGAGACGATCGTCGCATGCGCAGGAAATCTCTGCCCATACGCCGTTTGGAGCATCAAAGATGAGACATCCTACCTTCCGCTTGATAAGATAAATGAACATCGCATACAAGTAGGTTTTTCTGGTTGCGCAAAGGGTTGCGGCAGACATAGACATACCGACATAGGTCTTATAGGTCTTAAGACGAACAATTTCGGAGATACCGAAGGGGGAGCTAGAATATTTCTCGGCGCTCTACACTCAAACGGAGCATCGGTTGGACGACAACTCTTCTCAATGGTTCCCTTTGTTCATCTGCATGAGACGGTATCTCTTGTCATAGAACTCTTTGAACTTAGCGGATACAAAGATTTTGAAGAGTATGCAAGCAATGTTTTAATTCACTGCAGCGAAGAGTTTTTATCTTTGTGGGTTTTGGCAAATCTTGAGACAAACAGTACTATTGCCGTGCCCAAACTGGGTAGTATACAAAGTTTTGAGTATGAAAAAGAGTTGCTTAAAAAAGAGTTTGCAGAGCTTGATTTCTGGGAGCATGTGGATGAGAATTTTCATGACGGGGTGAGTTACCTTAGCAAAAAACTATGGACCATTGAGGGTGAAGACCCGCATTATAAACCAAAAATAGAGAGAACTAACTTTCGTTAA
- a CDS encoding response regulator transcription factor, translating to MKNRALKEIKVLLVEDEENLARLLKDAIGDNFHSFIVAVDGVEGLELFKKTKPDIVITDIMMPRLSGLDMAKEIKQISPKTPIIILSAFSEKEKLFSAIDIGITKYFLKPFDPDEVLEYIGAITPKLGKKSIKLGDGFIFNKGTSSLYKNDRYVPLSKNETKFLALLLEGKNRVVDDNEIKESLWGEEVSDERVRTFIRRFRAKTSKKLIKNVKGVGYQLSFNES from the coding sequence ATGAAAAACAGAGCGTTAAAAGAGATTAAGGTTTTACTTGTAGAGGATGAAGAGAATCTTGCAAGGCTTTTAAAAGATGCTATAGGCGATAACTTTCACAGCTTTATAGTTGCTGTTGACGGGGTAGAGGGGTTGGAGCTCTTTAAAAAAACAAAACCTGATATTGTCATTACCGACATTATGATGCCGCGTCTCTCAGGGCTTGATATGGCAAAAGAGATAAAGCAGATAAGTCCAAAAACACCGATCATAATACTTAGCGCATTTAGCGAGAAAGAGAAGCTCTTTAGCGCCATAGACATCGGGATAACAAAATACTTTTTAAAACCTTTTGATCCTGATGAGGTTTTGGAGTATATAGGAGCTATAACGCCAAAGCTCGGTAAAAAATCTATAAAACTGGGCGATGGATTCATTTTTAACAAGGGTACAAGTTCTCTCTATAAAAACGATAGATATGTGCCGCTCTCTAAAAATGAGACAAAGTTTTTGGCTCTTTTGCTTGAGGGTAAAAACAGAGTCGTTGATGACAACGAAATAAAAGAGAGTTTATGGGGCGAAGAGGTAAGCGATGAGAGAGTAAGAACATTTATTAGAAGATTTAGAGCCAAAACCTCAAAAAAATTGATAAAAAATGTAAAAGGTGTCGGCTATCAGCTCTCTTTTAACGAAAGTTAG
- a CDS encoding PAS domain-containing sensor histidine kinase: protein MLKQYKEAIEKSNIISKTDVNGIITFVNDEFCAISGYSKDELLGKNHNIVRHPDVAKEKFALLWETIKNRNIYKATVKNLAKDGSTFYVNTTIIPILDESQNIAEYIAIRYDVTKEMLLREELIKKEAQYEELNRSLEKRVEEQTRELKELNQTLEERVQEEIVKNEERQRMMFWQSRHASLGQMLANIAHQWRQPLTELSLAMFNIKKALQNSNEEDVNKFYLESKHIIKNMSETIDDFTNFFSPDKEKYYFNISESIQESIVLLENMINDEMIIIKTDFEDIEVLGITNELTQVIINLINNSKDAFIHNSILLREIAITTKKENSFAVIEVQDNAGGIAKDNLEKIFEPYFTTKHKSRGTGLGLFMSRMICEQGLGGTLDVKSKKNSTTFSIKIPLR from the coding sequence ATGTTAAAGCAGTATAAAGAGGCCATTGAGAAGAGCAATATAATCTCAAAAACGGATGTAAACGGAATAATAACGTTCGTAAACGATGAGTTTTGCGCGATCAGCGGTTACTCAAAAGATGAACTGCTTGGCAAGAACCACAACATCGTAAGGCATCCTGATGTAGCTAAGGAGAAGTTTGCTCTTCTTTGGGAGACCATAAAAAACAGAAACATATACAAAGCTACCGTTAAAAACCTTGCAAAAGACGGCAGCACATTCTACGTAAACACCACGATAATCCCCATACTTGATGAGAGCCAAAATATAGCCGAGTATATAGCCATTAGATACGACGTGACAAAAGAGATGCTTCTAAGAGAGGAGCTTATAAAAAAAGAGGCGCAGTATGAGGAGCTAAACAGAAGTTTAGAGAAGAGGGTTGAGGAGCAGACCAGAGAGTTAAAGGAGCTGAATCAGACCCTCGAAGAGCGTGTGCAGGAGGAGATAGTAAAGAACGAAGAGCGGCAGCGTATGATGTTCTGGCAGTCACGCCACGCAAGTCTTGGTCAGATGCTCGCAAATATCGCCCATCAGTGGAGACAGCCGCTAACAGAGCTCTCTTTGGCTATGTTCAATATAAAAAAAGCGCTTCAAAACAGTAATGAAGAGGATGTTAACAAGTTCTATCTGGAGAGCAAACATATTATAAAAAACATGTCTGAGACCATAGATGATTTTACAAATTTTTTTTCTCCCGATAAGGAGAAGTATTATTTTAATATAAGTGAGAGCATCCAAGAGTCGATTGTACTTTTAGAGAACATGATAAATGATGAGATGATAATAATAAAGACGGATTTTGAAGATATTGAGGTATTGGGGATTACAAACGAACTTACACAGGTCATTATAAACCTTATAAACAACTCAAAAGATGCCTTTATCCATAACAGTATTCTTCTTAGAGAGATAGCTATAACTACAAAAAAAGAGAACTCTTTTGCCGTAATCGAAGTGCAGGACAATGCAGGCGGAATAGCTAAAGATAATCTGGAGAAGATATTTGAGCCATATTTTACGACAAAGCACAAAAGCCGTGGAACGGGCTTGGGGCTCTTTATGTCAAGAATGATCTGTGAGCAGGGACTTGGCGGAACTCTTGATGTTAAGAGTAAAAAAAACTCTACTACATTTAGCATAAAAATTCCATTGAGGTAA
- the polA gene encoding DNA polymerase I translates to MSKTVTIIDTFGFFFRSFYALPQYLKNSQGFPTGLLTGFTNFISTLQKQHDSDYLIFAIDSKGPTFRNDIDSNYKAHRVAPPEELMMQLPIAIEWIDKMGYKTLGRVGYEADDIIATVVHFAKDKGYNVRVVSHDKDLFQLIDDGKVVLVDAIKKKVMDEDACLEKYGISPKQFIDYQAILGDSADNIPGVKGIGKVGAEKLLVEYKTLDNIYANIDEVKPPGIQKKLIEFKADAYRSRELVTLREDALDSFDFEDYKMDVEHPFLNIYDELVKYEQNAILRTLQAKKMVSDETHQRAVEKIETQIQSDKKIDFKTTLITDEKELNRVLGSLDKESVVAFDTETTGLDYESDSLVGFSFSFEHNEGFYVPIAHFYLGVPEQISRDAAAKAIKKIFESRVVGHNIKFDLHFVCRFLQESKLAIFADSMILAWLVDPEGGLSLDKLSDKLLNHQMLSYKDTVKKGETFAGVALEDACKYAAEDAVITLKLYHLLLEKLEAQGAKHLIKEAAEVEFPFIQTLLTMEREGIALDSAFLEKFLVEVKETLGDLTAKIYALAGREFNINSTQQLGVVLFEDMGLPTGKKTKTGYSTNEQVLSLLKDEHEIIPHLLEYREVYKLFSTYIEPLLKLASTDKEGRIHTSFVHTGTATGRLSSKNPNLQNIPTRTKLGTKIREAFIAPKGKKLIGIDYSQIELRLLAHFTKDEVLVDAFKSDKDIHRQTAVALFGEDAADAKRNIAKTVNFGLLYGMGQKKLSETLGITTKEAKEIIEKYFNSFPSVRAYFRQIVEDSKEMGYVETLLGRRRYFDYKNAAPMFKAAYERESVNTVFQGSASDLIKLSMNKIHRVIEDEKLDAKMLLQIHDELIFEVDEEKADSLGERFKEIMQSIMELNIPLKASMNIGDNWSELK, encoded by the coding sequence ATGAGCAAAACAGTTACAATAATTGACACGTTCGGTTTCTTTTTCCGCAGTTTTTACGCTCTTCCGCAGTATCTTAAAAACAGCCAAGGGTTTCCTACAGGACTCCTGACAGGCTTTACAAACTTTATCTCCACTCTTCAAAAACAGCATGACAGCGATTATCTTATATTTGCTATTGACTCAAAAGGTCCAACTTTTAGAAATGATATAGATTCAAACTATAAAGCACACAGAGTAGCTCCTCCAGAAGAGCTTATGATGCAGCTTCCGATCGCTATTGAGTGGATAGACAAGATGGGGTATAAGACCCTTGGACGCGTAGGTTACGAGGCGGATGATATAATCGCTACCGTTGTGCATTTTGCAAAAGATAAGGGTTATAACGTAAGGGTTGTCTCTCACGATAAGGACCTTTTTCAGCTGATAGATGACGGTAAAGTAGTACTGGTAGATGCCATAAAGAAAAAAGTGATGGATGAGGATGCCTGCTTGGAAAAGTACGGTATATCTCCAAAACAGTTCATAGATTATCAGGCTATTTTAGGCGACTCTGCAGATAATATCCCCGGCGTTAAAGGGATAGGAAAAGTAGGGGCCGAGAAGCTTTTGGTAGAGTATAAAACCCTCGATAACATCTACGCAAACATAGACGAAGTAAAACCTCCCGGTATTCAGAAAAAACTCATAGAGTTTAAAGCAGACGCTTATAGGTCTAGAGAGCTTGTAACTCTAAGAGAGGATGCGCTGGATAGTTTTGACTTTGAAGATTACAAGATGGATGTCGAGCACCCTTTTTTAAACATCTATGACGAACTTGTAAAGTATGAGCAAAATGCGATACTAAGAACTCTGCAGGCAAAAAAGATGGTTAGTGACGAGACGCACCAAAGAGCGGTCGAAAAAATAGAGACACAGATACAGAGCGATAAAAAAATCGACTTTAAAACAACTTTGATAACGGATGAGAAGGAACTTAATAGAGTCCTTGGCTCACTGGACAAAGAGAGTGTTGTCGCATTTGATACGGAGACAACAGGGCTTGATTATGAGAGTGACTCTCTGGTCGGTTTTAGCTTTAGTTTTGAGCATAATGAAGGGTTTTATGTTCCGATTGCCCACTTTTACCTTGGAGTGCCCGAGCAGATAAGCCGTGACGCGGCTGCAAAAGCGATAAAGAAGATATTTGAGTCACGCGTGGTAGGACACAACATAAAGTTCGATCTGCATTTTGTCTGCAGATTTTTACAAGAGAGCAAACTGGCTATTTTTGCAGACTCTATGATCCTTGCATGGCTTGTAGATCCTGAGGGAGGACTCTCTTTGGACAAACTCTCTGACAAGCTTTTAAATCATCAGATGCTCTCATATAAAGATACGGTAAAAAAAGGTGAGACATTTGCGGGCGTTGCTCTTGAAGATGCGTGTAAATATGCCGCAGAAGACGCAGTGATAACTCTGAAGCTTTATCATCTTCTCTTGGAAAAATTAGAGGCTCAGGGTGCAAAGCATCTTATAAAAGAGGCAGCAGAGGTCGAGTTTCCTTTTATTCAAACGCTTCTTACAATGGAGAGAGAGGGGATCGCTCTTGACAGTGCCTTTTTAGAGAAGTTTTTGGTTGAGGTCAAAGAGACTCTGGGCGACTTGACTGCCAAGATATATGCTTTGGCAGGCAGAGAGTTTAACATAAACTCAACGCAGCAGCTGGGCGTTGTACTTTTTGAGGATATGGGTCTTCCTACCGGCAAAAAAACAAAGACCGGATACTCGACAAATGAGCAGGTTCTAAGTTTGTTAAAAGATGAGCATGAGATAATTCCTCATCTTTTGGAGTACCGCGAGGTCTATAAACTCTTCTCTACATATATTGAGCCGCTTCTCAAACTTGCAAGCACAGATAAAGAGGGGCGTATCCATACATCTTTTGTCCATACTGGAACGGCTACGGGAAGACTTAGCTCAAAGAACCCTAACTTGCAGAATATTCCGACAAGAACAAAGCTTGGCACAAAAATAAGAGAAGCGTTCATCGCGCCAAAGGGTAAAAAACTTATCGGTATAGACTACTCTCAGATAGAGCTTAGACTTCTTGCGCACTTTACAAAAGATGAGGTGCTTGTAGATGCATTTAAGAGCGACAAAGATATACACCGCCAGACCGCGGTTGCTCTCTTTGGCGAGGATGCGGCGGATGCAAAAAGAAATATCGCCAAAACGGTAAACTTCGGACTTCTTTACGGAATGGGGCAGAAGAAACTCTCCGAGACTCTTGGCATAACAACAAAAGAGGCTAAAGAGATAATAGAGAAGTACTTTAACAGTTTTCCGAGTGTCAGAGCCTATTTCCGTCAAATAGTCGAAGATTCTAAGGAGATGGGATATGTAGAGACTCTTTTGGGGCGCAGAAGATACTTTGACTACAAGAACGCTGCGCCTATGTTTAAAGCGGCTTATGAGAGGGAGTCTGTAAATACAGTTTTTCAGGGAAGTGCAAGTGACCTTATAAAACTGAGTATGAACAAGATACATAGAGTAATAGAGGATGAAAAACTTGATGCCAAAATGCTTCTTCAGATCCACGATGAACTTATATTTGAGGTAGATGAAGAAAAAGCAGACTCTTTGGGAGAGAGATTTAAAGAGATCATGCAAAGCATTATGGAGCTAAATATCCCGCTAAAGGCCAGTATGAACATCGGAGACAACTGGAGCGAGTTAAAGTAG
- a CDS encoding HDOD domain-containing protein, with translation MKSSIIDGIKSLPPLSTTIIEINRIYADENSTIKDMAKAIEHDPMIIANILKIANSPLYGFGREIKNAAQAVSLFGMNMTRSIAIGNSIKKLLNVDMQPYCITSEEFAKISSLQAALMFSWYKKVDRRKAEELYLAAFLQETGKILIASEVIQNDETISFSSEIENSNNIAMVEKAYSNATCGEVTALVFKHWGFDSNFIEMIKYSDNPAAAPDSIKEYSMALNIVKTIVPVNKPFSDMSINFGLKKAADAGYDVALLEDAISHVADKSEE, from the coding sequence TTGAAAAGTTCAATTATTGATGGCATAAAATCACTCCCCCCTCTCTCTACTACTATCATAGAGATAAACAGAATTTATGCCGATGAGAATTCGACTATAAAAGATATGGCAAAAGCTATAGAACATGACCCTATGATCATTGCCAATATTCTAAAAATAGCAAACTCTCCGCTTTACGGATTTGGAAGAGAGATTAAAAATGCCGCTCAGGCGGTAAGCCTTTTTGGAATGAATATGACCCGTTCAATAGCGATAGGCAACTCGATCAAAAAACTTTTAAATGTTGATATGCAGCCATACTGTATCACGTCAGAAGAGTTTGCAAAGATATCTTCACTTCAAGCTGCATTGATGTTTAGCTGGTACAAAAAAGTAGATAGACGCAAAGCAGAAGAGCTCTACCTTGCTGCTTTTTTGCAAGAGACAGGAAAGATTCTCATTGCCAGTGAAGTGATTCAAAATGATGAGACGATCAGCTTCTCAAGTGAAATTGAAAATTCCAACAATATCGCAATGGTCGAGAAAGCCTACTCCAACGCAACGTGTGGAGAGGTTACGGCACTGGTGTTTAAACATTGGGGATTTGATTCTAATTTTATTGAGATGATAAAGTACTCAGATAATCCAGCTGCGGCACCTGATAGTATAAAAGAGTACTCAATGGCTCTAAATATAGTAAAAACGATAGTGCCCGTAAATAAACCATTCTCTGATATGTCTATTAATTTTGGTCTTAAAAAAGCTGCAGATGCAGGGTATGATGTTGCTCTTTTAGAAGATGCTATCTCTCATGTTGCGGACAAGTCAGAGGAATGA
- a CDS encoding sulfite exporter TauE/SafE family protein, which translates to METVNILSIISIAFLGSFGHCIGMCGGIVLAYSTIKIDPKSSKVSQSTAHLLYSLGRVFTYSVLGAIFGALGGVVTFSNTANGIMLILAGIAMVLAGLSLMGKIKFLTLIEHSFSSSPLYKDIFKRVLNSRSNFSFFTLGMLNGLLPCGFVYFFAITAASTASPFYGALVMAIFGLSTIPAMFSLGFLASLSSAMNFRNMMMSLSSFAVIIYGIYTLYDGYDYIVRAEKTLTECHTK; encoded by the coding sequence ATGGAAACCGTAAATATTTTAAGCATTATCAGCATCGCTTTTTTGGGCTCGTTTGGGCACTGCATAGGGATGTGCGGCGGCATAGTATTGGCTTACTCGACCATAAAGATCGATCCTAAAAGTTCCAAAGTCTCACAATCAACCGCTCATCTGCTCTACTCTCTTGGCAGGGTTTTTACCTACTCTGTTTTGGGTGCGATTTTTGGAGCACTAGGCGGAGTTGTGACCTTTAGCAATACTGCAAACGGCATAATGCTCATTCTGGCGGGTATAGCTATGGTTTTAGCGGGTCTCTCTTTGATGGGCAAGATAAAGTTTCTCACACTTATAGAGCACTCCTTCTCTTCATCACCGCTCTATAAAGATATATTTAAAAGGGTTTTAAACTCAAGGTCAAACTTTAGCTTTTTTACTCTCGGTATGCTAAACGGTCTCTTGCCGTGCGGATTTGTATACTTTTTTGCAATAACTGCGGCAAGTACGGCAAGTCCATTTTATGGCGCTTTAGTTATGGCAATATTTGGTCTTAGCACTATTCCTGCAATGTTTTCGCTTGGGTTTTTAGCATCACTATCAAGCGCTATGAACTTTAGAAATATGATGATGAGCCTTTCTTCATTCGCGGTGATAATCTACGGTATATACACCCTTTACGACGGATATGACTATATAGTCAGAGCTGAAAAAACATTGACAGAGTGCCACACTAAGTAA